In Candidatus Hydrogenedens sp., the genomic window TCAGGGGATATACTTTTTGCAAACCTTAATACATCCAACCCCGATTTGCCAGGCATGCTCAAATCTGAAAGGACTATATCGAAAGAGTGCTTACTCAGTAAATCTATCGCCGATTCTCCAGATGATGCAATAGTTACATGAAATCCCAAATCTTTAAAAGCCTGCGATAGCAGGTTTAACATGCTTTCTTTATCATCTACAATTAATAAGTGTGTCGTAATTCTATTCCTTTTCCTCTGCCAAATTTAAAAATTGTATAAATAACAAAAAATTTGACTTATGTATTCCAAACAATTTTATTATGGAGTTCCAAATAGTTGTTCAAAATCCTTCTTAGCTTTTTCCTTCTGCTGTTCCCATGAAGAGTCAAGATTTTCAACCCTATCCTTTATCTCAAAGAAATCACAAAAATTGGGTCCTTCTCTGTTTGCCACTTTATCTGTATTCGGTATTAAACAGTCGTTGGGTTTCCCGGGTAGGTACCAACGACAATTCATGCAACAATGAAGATAAGCATTACATTTGGTACACGTCTCTTTCACACCAGGCTGTTTTTTGGTAAAACTTTCCCACGGTGTTCCACAACGATAACAACTTTTCATAATCACACCTTTGTGTTAGTACTTTATATTACAATAATAACTTTTAGCATATATTGTCAACTCTGATAAATCAATAGATAAAAAATTAAAGTAGAAATTTAGTATAATATATTGTAGAGTTAAATGAGGGAACATATATGTCATCGACAGGGACACAATACGAGAGTCATGTAAAAGATAAGAATATAGTAAACCTCCCTAAGTTGTATCAAGTCCTACTTCATAACGACCATTACACGACGATGGAGTTTGTTGTGTTTATTCTTCAAAAGATTTTTAATAAACCTTATGAGGATGCCATGCGTATTATGTTAAAAGTTCACCGTGAAGGTATCGGTGTTGCAGGTATATATATTCGTTCTGTTGCCGAGGCAAAAGTAGAAACAGTCCATAAATTAGCACGACAAAATGGCTTTCCTTTGCGGTGTTCAATTAAGCCTGAATAAAATGAATATTTTTGTTATTTATAATGTTTATTATAGAGAATCAAACATACAAGGTGATATAAATTATGTTAAGTAAACAAATACAACGTGCCATAGGTAATGCCCTAAAAGAAGCAAGAAAACGGAGACATGAGTATCTATGTCCTGAACATTTGCTTTATGTCTTATTAGATGACCCTTATGGAAAAGAAATCCTTACAAATTGTGGGTGTGATATAGAGAGACTTCGCAAAAAATTAAACAACTTCTTTGATGAGTATATTGCAAAGGTTCCAAGAAGTGTTGATTTAAACTTACAACAAACGCCAGCGTTTGACAGGTTAATTCAACGTGCAGTATATCATGTTCAAAACTCAAGCAAGTCCGAAGTCGATGCGGGTGACATCCTCGCAGCATTTTTCGAAGAAGAAGACTCCCATGCTGCTTATTTCCTTTATCAAGAAGGCATTACCAGACTGGAAATACTGGAATATATTACAAAAAATGAAGCTTATCCTTCTGATGAACAAGAGTTGAACATAGAAGAAGAACAACAAGCACGTACCAAAAAAACATCTCTTGTTTTGGAAAATTTCACTATCAATTTAGTCCAAAAAGCACGTAAAGGTAAGATAGACCCCGTTATTGGACGTGAACTCGAGATTCAACGAGCAATCCGTGTTCTCTGCCGTAGAAGAAAAAATAATCCTATTTTTGTGGGTGAACCTGGTGTCGGGAAAACAGCCATTGTAGAAGGATTAGCTCAGAGAATAGCCGATGCTAAAGTACCTGAAGCCCTTAAAAAAGTGGAAATACTAATGGTTGACCTGCCTGGAATGATTGCTGGAACTAAATATCGGGGTGATTTTGAACAAAGAATCAAATCCCTTATTCAGGAAGTATTAAAGAAAAAAAATGTAATTCTATATTTTGACGAAATTCATACCCTTGTAGGAGCAGGTAGCACTACGGAATCAAGTATTGATGCCGCCTCAATACTTAAACCATTTTTAGCAAGTGGAGAGATTCACTGTATCGGTGCTACAACATACGAAGAATTTAAAAATCATTTCGAAAAAGATAGAGCCCTTTCAAGAAGGTTTCAAAAGATAGATGTGCATGAGCCATCTATTGACGAATGTATAGAGATTGTTCGTGGATTAAAAGAGAGTTATGAGAAACATCATAATGTTACCTTTACAGAAGAGGCACTTATTGCCTCTGTTGATTTGTCCGCAAAATACCTAAACGACAGATTTTTACCTGACAAAGCAATTGATGTTTTAGATGAATCCGCCGCAATGGTACGTATCGAATCCAATCAAGAACAAATTACAGTTGATGTGAAAGATATTGAACGCACAATTGCAGATATGGCACAAATTCCACTCAGAACGGTTAATTCCGCTGATAAAGAGAAATTAAAAAATCTCGAAAAAGAACTAAAGTCCGTCGTTTTCGGACAGGATGAAGCAATTGATACAGTAGTCAAAGCTATCCGTCGTTCACGAGCAGGATTGGGAAAACCTAACCGACCTATTGGTTGTTTCTTATTTACTGGACCTACTGGTGTTGGTAAAACAGAAGTGGCAAGACAACTCGCCACCATTCTCGGGAATCATTTCGCAAGATATGATATGAGTGAATATATGGAAAAACATGCAGTCGCAAGACTTATTGGTGCCCCGCCAGGGTATGTAGGTTTTGAGCAAGGTGGAATTCTTGTAGACGAAATACGTCGTTATCCATATACAGTCCTTTTACTCGATGAAATAGAAAAGGCACATCCCGACCTGTTTAATATCCTGCTTCAGGTGATGGATGAAGCAACATTGACTGATAATATGGGCAAAAAGGCAGATTTCCGTAATGTTATACTCATTATGACTTCTAACGCAGGTGCAAGAGAACTGTATTCCCAATCTATTGGATTTACCATGTCTCAAAACGATGCTGAACGAAAAAGTATAAAAGCCATTGAACAAACCATGTCCCCAGAATTCCGAAACCGATTAGATGCTATCGTCTCATTTAATCCGCTTAACATAGAAATAATGAAGCTAATCGTTGATAAGTTTATAAATAGAATAAAGGCACAACTTATAGAAAAAGAAGTGGCAATCGAATTAAGCCCATCCGCACGCATCTACCTTGCAGAGAAAGGTTATGATACACGATTAGGTGCAAGACCCTTAGCCCGTCTGATACAGACAGAGATAGAAACACCCTTAGCAGATGAAATACTTTTCGGCAAACTTGAAAATGGTGGATATGTCTATATTGACGTATCTAAAGACGATACTATAAACTTCGACTTTAACCAAAAAAATCGCGAAACAAACGTCTCAACATTATCTACCTCTTAAAAACCATGTCTTATACTTTTTGACGTGTCCGACCTTTTCTACTCGTCCTAATTGTTCTTTTCATCTCTCACTACCGCCAAACAAATTAACTATAAACTCCTGTGGTGACTCTGGTTTAAACAATGCCCAGAAAAATAAAACAGGTGATGCAATTGTATAAAGTACTAGAAACAGTATATTACCAATCCAAATTGCGGGAACCATTAGAGCAAGAGCAAAATCTTTATTTTCTGTCATAGTATTCTCCTCAAATTGTTTTTTAGTTATCTTTTACCCTTGATTACTACAATATTATTTTACCACAATCACTATTAAATGTGTAATTCCTTAAATCTGTAATGAACAATATATTTGAACACTATGATTTCTCTT contains:
- a CDS encoding ATP-dependent Clp protease adaptor ClpS, whose protein sequence is MSSTGTQYESHVKDKNIVNLPKLYQVLLHNDHYTTMEFVVFILQKIFNKPYEDAMRIMLKVHREGIGVAGIYIRSVAEAKVETVHKLARQNGFPLRCSIKPE
- the clpA gene encoding ATP-dependent Clp protease ATP-binding subunit ClpA, with amino-acid sequence MLSKQIQRAIGNALKEARKRRHEYLCPEHLLYVLLDDPYGKEILTNCGCDIERLRKKLNNFFDEYIAKVPRSVDLNLQQTPAFDRLIQRAVYHVQNSSKSEVDAGDILAAFFEEEDSHAAYFLYQEGITRLEILEYITKNEAYPSDEQELNIEEEQQARTKKTSLVLENFTINLVQKARKGKIDPVIGRELEIQRAIRVLCRRRKNNPIFVGEPGVGKTAIVEGLAQRIADAKVPEALKKVEILMVDLPGMIAGTKYRGDFEQRIKSLIQEVLKKKNVILYFDEIHTLVGAGSTTESSIDAASILKPFLASGEIHCIGATTYEEFKNHFEKDRALSRRFQKIDVHEPSIDECIEIVRGLKESYEKHHNVTFTEEALIASVDLSAKYLNDRFLPDKAIDVLDESAAMVRIESNQEQITVDVKDIERTIADMAQIPLRTVNSADKEKLKNLEKELKSVVFGQDEAIDTVVKAIRRSRAGLGKPNRPIGCFLFTGPTGVGKTEVARQLATILGNHFARYDMSEYMEKHAVARLIGAPPGYVGFEQGGILVDEIRRYPYTVLLLDEIEKAHPDLFNILLQVMDEATLTDNMGKKADFRNVILIMTSNAGARELYSQSIGFTMSQNDAERKSIKAIEQTMSPEFRNRLDAIVSFNPLNIEIMKLIVDKFINRIKAQLIEKEVAIELSPSARIYLAEKGYDTRLGARPLARLIQTEIETPLADEILFGKLENGGYVYIDVSKDDTINFDFNQKNRETNVSTLSTS